A single region of the Penaeus vannamei isolate JL-2024 chromosome 23, ASM4276789v1, whole genome shotgun sequence genome encodes:
- the fid gene encoding microtubule-associated protein futsch isoform X2: protein MSPEESRKEREARSLALERAYVHDVYDQISAHFSSARYRAWPRVRQFLTDLEPGAFVADVGCGNGKYLHINQQVFKVGVDRCFNLTGAARDRDHEVMVSDNLALPFRDESFDAALSIAVIHHFATTERRVRALRELARILKIGGRLMISVWAMEQRHRKFESQDVLVPWHRPEQSSSDDKASSVERDLNSTTTDDDDVLHYHAHNHSDSDSCPSNRCGSRRNGRRRTRSRAIDPAGAASSSQSSSDLSSPNESCYSFVRRALQKLTSSRRGSASSGRSWFMHGGSFSGFRGSDGRSLNMESGGTAEPRPSFSDDHHQRPSVSNDGSLDSQENLDDVPIELRHLEPEDPALLDIPPSPAPFLPHATAASADPDTKAKSKSLTDLVQASPRSPGNPVCPSGVLSVREKSISREALDMGRAGVSDILGSVLRSKSSSSCLSLSSHEMSNSEGARGCSGGAKGVEGDAASARVTSEKPKVEETKVSEEDSPRVSRKRPTLKKQKASINESDANDIDMPIVIEISKAPKTAEVVNVPVATDDKDHLSIPKGLGIIKQSSLNDEYICIDRFLEKEKLKQSIQKQSSLNEDLIYGNKEERQETMRESLFATQIKRLQNIRESLQQRLRTASLDRFEREKSDSSLKAGIVKLLQSWKSEILVTAGTKPTADEGSAGREGEPSTGPLPEGEDDQQASSSKKHNEIKPKAQSIFQMGRSSDSTDGGGDKSATRGMEKKFLGREPGDRKSSREESSDSSKENSFQSDTSLDSEDSCVSVIFVPKPGQAGIVPGADKERNRSVSSESSEGSDKQHSPKSPKSPKSPKSPKSPKSPGPGGRYFAPSRYLGTKATGKTGPKMGTQVLGGTTRPEQQTRRLSPPSSEGNQDIVVSTANPNTSPTTTTTVSEASADSVPATGSQEAQSIRTVAVVPPRTSFGRGGGSGVEGEGEEGLRGGAGAGGGGRGGGGGALARVQRHSGTTPPGTPPPTVSSSSSSYFSHMPVPKVTVPTEMPSAPPSVSSAHPSQDKAGPPPPTALKMPPVVTSTKATTSTVATTSTHSNLQSSSPQQAQTQQTQQQPQQQQQPQQQQQTQQQASKYIPKYEPQVVKRDTSFTQQLSSLLLGENVEIIRKTGRTGTRNVQIVRRTVPRFLTFEVFNPETDDLDSDSSASSSPNSGSSVIERGWPTERDIEELDREIKRREEEERRRAVPSSSGGGATPGERVMPPPPPAEVPKVSLVEDVHRMDTISEDAGEHSGTESNGGRADKKRTSRPVVPAPLVAKPQVIPKPPARTSSKCRSPVEQYRIPMEQYTTGGGSRREYDFGRQRSSSMSAAAACDSDWRFEGYSTKSGTASSALMAAAASSSSSSSSSSPSASSSILDYGREVPLRKSPTSRRKLTICHLDQPPLPLQPTLEQVPEARKSTMRSPDPLQERLGLRSRVSERHPPPKALSPLGSEGTSRGDMKPWAEVAIKPFTETMGMPPSSSWRGRYSPEGSIFKSIPEYDKGAAQKKAQEAKKSSLELPFTSSPYRSSLSPSSSVSSTSPSLPRELGKEDPLTKSPLLSSPTLSTSSGESRSSSQMTMALFGKESRENPFSLEMFKMNRSESSLPLLSPDESQPNHGTFKEPVKPTVLKEPKRTQRLKHDADEPKKDTKHRSSHASCKTSAKEGDKLSSKDDSSSKQRKSHTSSLKVRIDETKQKETTTTGKKMCRLCARENDKRQKKKKQEQLAHELREQQQQLSGGGFSGGGAASKRRSASNQGKGSDGGWRRGELRSQGSLDSAREKESQASKSTPPLIRSGSLDLEKAERNQREGGLSRDASLSNSQDSLQSDMGGAPTLHRYYHVFREGELDQLIEKYVQNLHIISSYYDHANWCIVAEKVQVWTI from the exons ttCGAGTCACAGGACGTGTTGGTTCCGTGGCACCGTCCCGAACAGTCTTCCAGTGATGACAAGGCTTCGAGTGTGGAGAGGGACCTGAACTCTACCACCACAGACGATGATGACGTGTTGCACTACCACGCTCATAACCACAGCGATAGTGATTCCTGCCCTTCCAACAG GTGTGGCAGCCGGCGCAACGGCCGCAGGCGCACCCGGTCCCGCGCTATAGACCCTGCGGGCGCCGCCTCCTCGTCACAGAGCTCGTCGGACCTGAGTAGCCCAAACGAGTCGTGCTACAGCTTCGTCCGGCGGGCACTACAG AAACTGACAAGCAGTCGGCGAGGGTCTGCATCGTCAGGAAGGTCGTGGTTCATGCACGGGGGAAGCTTCTCGGGCTTCAGAGGGTCAGATGGCCGCTCCCTCAACATGGAGAGCGGGGGCACGGCTGAGCCTCGGCCGTCCTTCAGCGACGACCACCACCAGCGCCCTTCTGTGAGCAACGACGGCTCCCTGGACTCTCAGGAGAACTTGGATGACGTGCCTATCGAGCTCCGGCATCTGGAGCCCGAAGACCCCGCGCTGCTGGACATCCCGCCGTCGCCCGCGCCCTTCCTGCCGCACGCGACCGCCGCCTCGGCAGACCCGGACACGAAAGCCAAGTCCAAGAGCCTGACTGACCTTGTCCAGGCTTCCCCTCGGTCTCCCGGAAATCCAGTCTGTCCATCGGGGGTGCTGTCGGTGCGGGAAAAGTCCATTAGCAGGGAGGCATTGGACATGGGCCGGGCGGGGGTGAGTGACATCCTCGGTAGTGTTTTACGCTCAAAGTCTAGCTCGTCGTGTTTATCACTCTCTAGCCACGAGATGTCTAAcagtgagggagcgagggggtgTTCCGGGGGGgccaagggcgtggaaggggatGCCGCGAGTGCTAGAGTAACCAGTGAAAAACCCAAGGTGGAGGAAACTAAGGTGAGCGAGGAGGACAGCCCTCGAGTGAGTAGGAAAAGACCTACACTTAAGAAACAGAAGGCTTCGATAAATGAAAGTGACGCGAATGACATTGATATGCCAATAGTTATAGAGATAAGCAAAGCTCCCAAGACAGCCGAGGTGGTCAATGTACCGGTTGCGACAGATGACAAGGACCATTTAAGCATTCCTAAAGGGTTAGGCATAATAAAACAAAGCTCCCTAAatgatgagtatatatgtattgatagatttttagaaaaggaaaaattaaaacaaagcaTTCAGAAGCAAAGCTCCCTCAACGAGGACCTCATTTATGGCAACAAGGAAGAAAGGCAGGAAACCATGAGAGAGTCGTTGTTCGCCACACAGATCAAGAGGCTGCAGAACATCAGGGAGAGTCTCCAGCAGAGGCTAAGGACAGCGAGCCTCGACCGCTTTGAGCGAGAGAAGTCGGACTCGTCTCTGAAGGCAGGGATTGTGAAGCTCCTTCAGTCCTGGAAGAGCGAGATCCTCGTTACAGCTGGTACAAAACCAACAGCTGATGAAGGAAGCGCTGGACGGGAGGGCGAGCCATCGACAGGTCCTCTGCCGGAAGGCGAAGACGACCAGCAGGCATCCAGCAGCAAGAAACACAACGAGATCAAACCCAAAGCTCAAAGCATATTTCAGATGGGGCGATCGAGCGACAGCACCGACGGCGGGGGTGACAAATCAGCGACACGCGGGATGGAGAAGAAGTTCCTCGGCAGAGAACCTGGCGACAGGAAGTCATCCCGCGAGGAAAGTTCTGACAGCTCAAAGGAGAACAGCTTCCAAAGCGATACTAGCCTAGACTCTGAGGACAGCTGTGTCTCAGTCATCTTTGTGCCTAAGCCAGGGCAGGCTGGCATCGTCCCGGGGGCAGACAAGGAGCGGAACAGATCAGTCTCTTCAGAGTCCTCCGAGGGCTCCGACAAGCAGCACTCTCCGAAGTCTCCCAAGTCGCCCAAGTCTCCAAAGTCACCCAAGTCGCCTAAATCACCAGGTCCCGGAGGGCGCTACTTTGCCCCCTCGCGCTATCTCGGCACGAAGGCCACGGGCAAAACAGGGCCCAAGATGGGGACCCAAGTGCTGGGAGGGACAACCAGGCCGGAGCAGCAGACCAGACGGCTTAGCCCGCCCTCCTCGGAAGGAAATCAGGACATTGTTGTGAGCACAGCGAATCCaaacacctcccccaccaccacaaccaccgtcAGTGAGGCAAGTGCTGATTCTGTGCCTGCAACAGGAAGTCAGGAGGCTCAATCCATCCGTACTGTAGCTGTGGTTCCTCCTCGGACCTCGtttggacgaggaggaggatcgggagtagaaggagagggagaagaaggtttaagaggaggagcaggagcaggaggaggaggaagaggtggaggaggaggagcactaGCTCGTGTTCAAAGACACTCTGGGACGACACCTCCAGGCACCCCACCACCAACAGTGTCTTCATCTAGCAGCTCATATTTCTCTCATATGCCAGTCCCTAAAGTTACTGTGCCTACAGAAATGCCATCAGCACCACCATCAGTGTCATCAGCACACCCTTCACAAGACAAGGCTGGGCCACCTCCACCCACAGCACTGAAGATGCCTCCTGTCGTGACTTCCACGAAAGCAACTACCTCCACTGTAGCCACTACCTCCACACACTCCAACCTACAGAGCTCTTCACCACAACAGGCACAGACACAACAGACACAGCAACAgccacaacagcagcaacagcctcagcagcagcaacaaacgCAGCAGCAGGCAAGTAAATACATTCCGAAGTACGAGCCTCAAGTAGTGAAGCGCGACACGAGCTTCACGCAGCAGCTGTCCTCGCTGCTGCTTGGCGAGAACGTCGAGATCATCCGGAAGACGGGGCGCACGGGCACCCGCAACGTGCAGATCGTGCGTCGGACCGTCCCGCGGTTCCTCACCTTCGAAGTTTTCAACCCCGAGACGGACGACCTGGACAGCGACTCCTCGGCGAGCTCCTCCCCGAACTCAGGCAGCTCCGTGATCGAGCGCGGGTGGCCCACCGAGCGCGACATCGAGGAGCTGGACCGAGAGATCAAGCGGCGCGAGGAGGAGGAGCGCCGTCGTGCCGTGCCTTCCTCGTCAGGAGGTGGAGCCACCCCCGGGGAGAGGGtcatgccgccgccgccgcccgccgaggTGCCCAAAGTGTCCTTAGTTGAAGATGTTCACAGGATGGATACCATAAGCGAGGACGCAGGTGAACATTCAG gtACTGAATCCAATGGTGGTAGAGCAGACAAGAAGAGAACCAGTAGACCCGTAGTACCAGCACCTCTCGTAGCCAAACCACAAGTCATTCCTAAACCACCCGCTAGAACCTCATCCAAATGTAGATCGCCTGTTGAACAATATAGAATACCCATGGAACAGTATACTACAG GTGGCGGATCCAGAAGAGAGTACGACTTCGGGAGACAGAGGTCCTCCAGCATGAGTGCGGCCGCGGCCTGCGACTCCGACTGGAGGTTCGAAGGTTACTCGACGAAATCCGGGACAGCCTCCTCGGCCTTGATGGCTGCCgcggcgtcctcctcctcgtcctcctcctcctccagcccttcAGCTTCGAGTTCGATTTTGGATTACGGGAGGGAAGTTCCCTTGAGGAAAAGTCCCACCTCGAGAAGGAAACTGACCATCTGCCATCTCGACcagcctcctctgcctcttcagCCGACATTGGAGCAAGTGCCTGAAGCCAGAAAGTCTACCATGAGAAGCCCCGACCCTCTGCAGGAGAGACTGGGTTTACGCTCGCGGGTTTCAGAGCGCCACCCGCCGCCCAAGGCGCTGTCGCCGCTGGGATCCGAAGGGACGAGCAGAGGCGACATGAAGCCCTGGGCAGAGGTAGCCATAAAGCCATTCACCGAAACGATGGGTATGCCTCCTTCGTCATCCTGGAGAGGCAGGTATTCCCCCGAGGGTAGCATTTTCAAGAGCATACCAGAATATGACAAAGGGGCAGCACAAAAGAAGGCTCAGGAGGCTAAGAAAAGTTCCTTGGAACTGCCCTTCACGTCGTCGCCGTATCGGTCGTCCCTCTCCCCGAGCAGCAGTGTGTCGTCCACATCCCCGTCGTTGCCAAGAGAACTTGGGAAGGAGGACCCGCTGACCAAGAGTCCTCTCCTCAGTTCGCCAACTCTCTCCACCAGCAGCGGCGAATCCAGATCAAGCTCCCAAATGACAATGGCTCTCTTTGGGAAGGAATCCCGCGAGAACCCGTTCTCACTGGAGATGTTCAAGATGAACAGGAGCGAGAGCAGCCTCCCTCTCTTGAGTCCCGATGAATCTCAACCCAACCACGGCACTTTCAAAGAGCCAGTTAAGCCTACTGTGCTGAAGGAGCCCAAGAGGACACAGAGACTCAAGCACGATGCTGACGAACCCAAAAAAGACACTAAACATCGCAGCAGCCACGCCTCATGTAAGACGTCTGCGAAAGAAGGCGACAAACTAAGCAGCAAAGATGACTCCTCGAGCAAGCAGAGGAAGTCCCACACTAGCTCTCTCAAGGTCCGGATTGACGagacgaaacagaaagaaacaacgaCTACCGGCAAGAAGATGTGTCGTCTCTGCGCCCGTGAGAATGATAAgcggcagaagaagaagaagcaggagcagcTGGCGCATGAGCTGAGGGAGCAACAGCAGCAGCTCAGTGGTGGAGGCTTTAGCGGTGGAGGGGCTGCCTCCAAGAGACGGTCCGCCTCTAATCAGGGCAAAGGAAGCGACGGGGGCTGGCGGAGAGGAGAACTTCGGTCCCAGGGATCCCTCGACTCTGCGAGGGAGAAGGAGTCCCAGGCTTCGAAATCCACACCTCCTCTCATCCGCAGTGGATCGCTGGACCTGGAGAAGGCCGAGAGAAATCAAAGGGAGGGAGGCCTCAGCCGAGATGCCTCTCTCTCGAACTCCCAGGACTCCCTGCAGAGCGACATGGGAGGGGCGCCCACGCTGCACCGCTACTACCATGTGTTCAGGGAGGGTGAGCTCGATCAGCTGATTGAAAAATACGTTCAGAACCTCCACATTATCTCTTCGTATTACGATCACGCGAACTGGTGTATTGTCGCGGAGAAAGTGCAGGTTTGGACCATATGA